From the genome of Treponema denticola:
ATATCCTAATGAGGAAAGTTGAGTCCCATCTGAAAGTTTTGTTTGACTCCATTCCGATGAGCATGGGATAAAAACGGACGGCTTATTGATATCTTCTTGAGAGAAAACAAACTGCCTATTATAAAACCCCATCTCTCCCTTTAAGGTAAATTCTTTAACATTATTAAAGTTGGTGTTTCTTAAATCCAAAACACCTTTTTTTACTTCTTCCGAAAAAACAGATAAAGCTGCAAATAAAATAATATATACAATTACAATTTTCTTAAATATTCTGCTCTTGAATTGCAAGAGGCGCATCAACGGATTTAATATCATTTTCTTCTCCTTCTTCAATTTCCGTTTCCAAACTTTTATGGTCGACTATTTTTCCCATAAATACATCCAATATCATTCTTATCTTCTCAGGCTCCTTAATTTCTTCTTCTTTAACCGTATCAACCTCAGGAGGTATATATTCTTTTATGATAAGTTTAAATTTTTTTCCCGTAATATCAAAAAGAGCTCCTGCTATACTATCTTTTTGGTTTTGAATTAAAGAAAAATCAAAAGTGCTGCGGGCAAATAATGTTAAACTGTCATCTTTTAAAACCCAATCCTTGCTTTGCCCTACTGCTGAAGATAAGATACCGCTCTTTTCTAAAAGAGCTTCAATTAGAGGTTCTTTTAATTCCTCTACAGTATTAAAAGATTTCTCTAGATTGCGGGCAGTCTGAAGTACGGTTTCTTGTTTTTCATCTTTTTTTTCAAAAGACACATTACCTGAAGGTACATTATCTAAAACCGGCTGTTTCTCTTCATTTTTTTTTTCCGGAAACCCGTCTAATTTATTGTCCCGTCTTAAAACGGCCTTAAATTGTTCGGTCAAACTGCCCGCATTGTTAAAAGGGCGCGGGGACTCCTTAGGCTGTTCTGCATAAAAAGCTTTATTCTCCCGATTAAAACCGGAGGCTTCCATACTTTCCTTGCGGTCAGGAACAGGTTTGCCTGCTCCATCATTTGTACGGCGGTTAGCCATAAGGTTTTGAGCTGCGTCAAAGGCGGCTTTTAAATCTGCGGAAGATACATAGTCGCCGAGCCAAGAAAGACGCGAAACTGCAAGCTCCAATTCATAACGCTGATCTATAGAAAACCTTAGATCCTTAAAAAGCTGAAGCATTATACTTAGGGCTCTTTCTATTTGTACTGTTGTCCATCCCTGTAAAATATCCTGAGGGAAGCGGTCAGCCCTTTGCCCGATGAGAGCTTCCTTTGTAATACCGTGCTTTACCAATAAAAGGCTTCTAAAATAATCTGCACAGTCTGAAACTACCTGCTCGACCGAGATTCCGCCCTGTAAAATTCCGTCCAAGATAGACAGAGCTTCTTGCCCCTTCTTTGCAACGCAAGCCGAAACAAGCTTATTGATTGAATCTACACCTGTAAGGCCGAGTTTTTCGTGTATCTTTTCAAAGGTTATATGCCCGTCCGAAAAAGCTGCAACCTGATCAAAAAGGGTATAAGCATCCCTTACGCTTCCGGTTGCTTCACGGGCAATCCAATAAAGAGCCTCATCATCTGCTCTTATCCCCAGCTCAGCGGCTGCATCTGCCAGGGCTTGCTTTAGTATCTCTATCGATACGAGTTTAAAATTAAACTGTTGACAGCGGCTTTTAATTGTAGCCGGAACCTTATGAATTTCGGTGGTAGCAAAAATAAACACTACATAGGGAGGAGGCTCCTCTATGGTTTTTAAAAGAGCATTAAATGCACTTGTCGAAAGCATGTGAACTTCATCAATTATATAAATTTTATACCTGTTTGAATTCGGAGGAAATAAAATCTCATCTTTTATCTGCCTTACATCATTTACACTTGTATTTGAAGCACCGTCAATTTCGATTACATCCAAACACGAACCGGCAGTAATTTCTTCACAGGCAGTACAATGGCCGCAAGGCGTGGGCTTCGGCCCTTCGGCACAGTTAAGCACCTTTGCTAAAATTCTAGCCGAACTTGTTTTACCGCAGCCCCTCGGGCCGGAAAAAAGATAGGCATGGGCTATCTTACCTGCCTCAATCGATTTTTGCAATGTTGCGGCTACGAATTCCTGACCCAGCAAGTCCTCGAAACGCTGAGGTCTTCTCCGTGTCGCTGTTACTTGATATTCCATTTTGTAAGTATATCACAAATTTACTCAAAATTAAACTGCCAAAACCCATGTTTTTATCATATCTTTTAGGGCACTTGAAAAAAAATTTTTTTTTTAATATTTTGCTAATAATTTAAGAAAAAACATACAATAATAGTAGAGGTGATACTTATGAAAAAATTAAAAAATATCTTAGGTCTATTCATTTTTATATGTTGTTGTATTCTTCCGTTTTCTTGTGCAGGATGTACAAATACTTTTCTTTTACAAAATATCAAAAAAGATAAAATTTCGATTGTAAGCTATAATGCCCAAACTTTTTTTGATGCAATCGAAGACGGCCATGAATTCAAGGAATTTAAAGGAACAAAAACAAAATGGTCAAAAGAGCGTTATGCCGAACGGCTATTACGGTTAAAAGAAACCCTACATCTAGCCAGCCTTTACCTAGGCTTAAGTGAAAAAGATATACCGGATATACTTGTTTTGCAAGAAATCGAAAGTCAAACGGTATTGGATGACTTTTGTAAAATTCTGCCCATCAACAATGCATATAAATATGCTGTCTTTATTCCGCCAAAAAACGGAGGAGCATTCAGTACTGCATTACTTTCAAAGTTTCCCATTATCGAAACAAGGGTTTTCAATGTATACT
Proteins encoded in this window:
- the dnaX gene encoding DNA polymerase III subunit gamma/tau — protein: MEYQVTATRRRPQRFEDLLGQEFVAATLQKSIEAGKIAHAYLFSGPRGCGKTSSARILAKVLNCAEGPKPTPCGHCTACEEITAGSCLDVIEIDGASNTSVNDVRQIKDEILFPPNSNRYKIYIIDEVHMLSTSAFNALLKTIEEPPPYVVFIFATTEIHKVPATIKSRCQQFNFKLVSIEILKQALADAAAELGIRADDEALYWIAREATGSVRDAYTLFDQVAAFSDGHITFEKIHEKLGLTGVDSINKLVSACVAKKGQEALSILDGILQGGISVEQVVSDCADYFRSLLLVKHGITKEALIGQRADRFPQDILQGWTTVQIERALSIMLQLFKDLRFSIDQRYELELAVSRLSWLGDYVSSADLKAAFDAAQNLMANRRTNDGAGKPVPDRKESMEASGFNRENKAFYAEQPKESPRPFNNAGSLTEQFKAVLRRDNKLDGFPEKKNEEKQPVLDNVPSGNVSFEKKDEKQETVLQTARNLEKSFNTVEELKEPLIEALLEKSGILSSAVGQSKDWVLKDDSLTLFARSTFDFSLIQNQKDSIAGALFDITGKKFKLIIKEYIPPEVDTVKEEEIKEPEKIRMILDVFMGKIVDHKSLETEIEEGEENDIKSVDAPLAIQEQNI